A single window of Streptomyces griseoviridis DNA harbors:
- a CDS encoding RICIN domain-containing protein gives MASPRLLRRCLFAALPAVLVASVATGPAAEARPSAATATTSAAAAVAFSDSFDGPAGAAVDGSKWQIETGDNVNNHERQYYTSGNKNAALDGQGHLVITARRENPSNYQCWYGTCQYTSARLNTSGKFNAQYGHVEARMKIPRGQGMWPAFWMLGTPVNWPDSGEIDVMENVGFEPSTVHGTIHGPGYSGSGGIGAGYSLPNGQAFADAFHTFAVDWAPDSITWTVDGTVYQRRTPADLGGRSWVFNKPFFLILNLAVGGYWPGDPDGSTSFPQQLVVDSVSVTTGDSAPGAAAIRGLAGKCVDVAAANPANGTPVQLYDCNGSSAQQWTVGADGTIRALGKCLDVTGNGTADGSTVQLWDCAGSPNQKWTVTGAHDIVNPQANKCLDVTGNNSANSTRLQIWTCTGAANQKWTVG, from the coding sequence GTGGCTTCCCCACGCCTGCTGCGCAGATGCCTGTTCGCCGCCCTGCCCGCCGTCCTCGTCGCGTCCGTCGCGACCGGACCCGCCGCCGAGGCCCGCCCGTCAGCGGCCACCGCGACCACCTCGGCCGCCGCCGCGGTGGCCTTCTCCGACTCCTTCGACGGGCCCGCGGGTGCCGCCGTCGACGGGTCGAAGTGGCAGATCGAGACCGGCGACAACGTCAACAACCATGAACGGCAGTACTACACCTCGGGCAACAAGAACGCGGCGCTCGACGGCCAGGGCCATCTGGTGATCACGGCCCGCCGGGAGAACCCGTCCAACTACCAGTGCTGGTACGGGACGTGTCAGTACACCTCGGCGCGGCTGAACACGTCGGGCAAGTTCAACGCCCAGTACGGCCACGTCGAGGCGCGGATGAAGATCCCGCGCGGGCAGGGCATGTGGCCGGCGTTCTGGATGCTGGGCACACCGGTCAACTGGCCGGACTCGGGCGAGATCGACGTCATGGAGAACGTCGGCTTCGAACCGTCGACCGTGCACGGCACCATCCACGGGCCCGGCTACTCCGGCTCGGGCGGCATCGGCGCCGGCTACTCGCTGCCGAACGGGCAGGCCTTCGCCGACGCCTTCCACACCTTCGCGGTGGACTGGGCGCCCGACTCGATCACCTGGACCGTGGACGGCACCGTCTACCAGCGCCGCACCCCCGCCGACCTGGGCGGCCGCAGCTGGGTCTTCAACAAGCCGTTCTTCCTGATCCTGAACCTCGCGGTCGGCGGCTACTGGCCCGGCGACCCGGACGGATCGACGTCCTTCCCACAGCAGCTGGTGGTGGACTCGGTGTCGGTGACGACCGGCGACTCGGCGCCCGGCGCCGCCGCGATCCGCGGCCTCGCGGGCAAGTGCGTCGACGTGGCCGCCGCGAACCCCGCCAACGGCACCCCCGTCCAGCTCTACGACTGCAACGGCAGCAGCGCCCAGCAGTGGACGGTGGGCGCGGACGGCACGATCCGCGCGCTGGGCAAGTGCCTGGACGTCACGGGCAACGGGACCGCGGACGGCTCGACCGTCCAGCTGTGGGACTGCGCGGGCAGCCCCAACCAGAAGTGGACGGTCACCGGGGCGCACGACATCGTCAACCCGCAGGCGAACAAGTGCCTGGACGTGACCGGCAACAACTCGGCCAACTCCACCCGGTTGCAGATCTGGACCTGCACAGGCGCCGCCAACCAGAAGTGGACGGTCGGCTGA
- a CDS encoding DUF4230 domain-containing protein, with protein sequence MTTPIKRASGRMPGWAKAVCAVVLVLVLLFAGIVLSVLPGLNNLFGTETHDRTGPALLQSIQDMSRYDAASGNFQVVVDLEKDSKYLPDAIRGSRVLYVGAGTVDAYVDLGKLGKDDVRVNDDRTSATLRLPHAALGKPALNPDRSYAVSKQRGLLDRLGDFFSDNPNSEQAVQKLAVKHIGDAAKESGLTTRAETNTTDMLQGLLRSLGFKEVHVSYGS encoded by the coding sequence ATGACGACTCCCATCAAGCGCGCTTCCGGGCGCATGCCCGGCTGGGCGAAGGCGGTGTGCGCCGTCGTGCTGGTGCTCGTGCTGCTGTTCGCGGGAATAGTGCTGAGCGTGCTGCCAGGGCTCAACAACCTCTTCGGCACCGAGACGCACGACCGCACGGGACCCGCGCTGCTCCAGTCCATCCAGGACATGAGCCGCTACGACGCGGCGTCCGGCAACTTCCAGGTCGTCGTCGACCTGGAGAAGGACAGCAAGTACCTGCCCGACGCGATCCGCGGCTCACGCGTCCTGTACGTGGGCGCGGGCACCGTGGACGCCTATGTCGACCTCGGCAAGCTGGGCAAGGACGACGTGCGGGTCAACGACGACCGCACCTCGGCCACCCTGCGGCTGCCGCACGCGGCCCTCGGCAAGCCCGCCCTGAACCCGGACCGCTCCTACGCGGTCTCCAAGCAGCGCGGACTGCTCGACCGGCTCGGCGACTTCTTCTCGGACAACCCGAACAGCGAGCAGGCCGTGCAGAAACTCGCGGTCAAGCACATCGGGGACGCGGCGAAGGAGAGCGGTCTGACGACCCGCGCCGAGACCAACACCACCGACATGCTCCAGGGTCTGCTGCGTTCGCTGGGCTTCAAGGAGGTGCACGTCAGCTACGGATCATGA
- a CDS encoding ribose-phosphate diphosphokinase has protein sequence MRDISVFSGSAHPELAAEVCAHLGVPLSPTRVSRFANDCLEVQLQANCRERDVFLIQPLVKPVQEHLVELLLMCDAARGASAGRITVVMPHYSYARSDKKDAPRISLGGRLVADLLVAAGASRVLAMTLHAPQVHGFFSVPVDHLHALRELAAHFRRYDLSRTTVVSPDLGNAKEAAAFARLIGAQVAAGAKQRFADDRVSISSVIGEVTDRDVIVLDDEIAKGSTVIELLKRLRELGPRSIRIACTHGLFAAGALKRLSEQDDVLEIVCTNTVPVPAAEHTDKLRVLSIAPALAEAVRRIHNGESVSALFDAPRDA, from the coding sequence GTGCGAGACATCTCCGTGTTCAGCGGCAGTGCCCACCCCGAACTGGCCGCCGAGGTCTGCGCGCACCTGGGGGTGCCGCTCAGCCCGACCCGGGTGAGCCGGTTCGCCAACGACTGTCTGGAGGTGCAGCTCCAGGCCAACTGCCGGGAACGGGACGTCTTCCTGATCCAGCCGCTGGTCAAGCCCGTCCAGGAACACCTGGTCGAGCTGCTGCTGATGTGCGACGCGGCCCGCGGGGCGTCGGCGGGGCGGATCACCGTCGTCATGCCGCACTACTCCTACGCGCGCTCCGACAAGAAGGACGCGCCCCGCATCTCGCTCGGCGGCCGGCTGGTCGCCGACCTGCTGGTGGCGGCGGGCGCGAGCCGGGTCCTCGCCATGACCCTGCACGCGCCGCAGGTGCACGGGTTCTTCTCGGTGCCGGTCGACCACCTGCACGCGCTGCGGGAGTTGGCGGCCCACTTCCGGCGCTACGACCTGAGCCGCACCACCGTCGTCTCGCCCGATCTCGGCAACGCCAAGGAGGCCGCCGCGTTCGCCCGGCTGATCGGCGCCCAGGTGGCGGCGGGCGCCAAACAGCGGTTCGCGGACGACCGGGTGTCCATCAGCTCGGTGATCGGCGAGGTCACCGACCGGGACGTCATCGTGCTGGACGACGAGATCGCCAAGGGCAGCACCGTCATCGAACTCCTGAAGCGGCTGCGGGAGTTGGGGCCGCGCTCGATCCGGATCGCCTGCACCCACGGGCTGTTCGCGGCCGGGGCGCTCAAGCGGCTCAGCGAGCAGGACGACGTGCTGGAGATCGTCTGCACCAACACCGTGCCGGTGCCCGCGGCGGAGCACACCGACAAGCTGCGCGTCCTGTCCATCGCGCCGGCCCTCGCCGAGGCGGTGCGGCGCATCCACAACGGGGAGTCGGTCAGCGCGCTGTTCGACGCGCCGAGGGACGCGTAG
- a CDS encoding anti-sigma factor antagonist — MRQDPARPARHVRVHQDRGHTVLELRGDIDIAAAAEISPYLDRVTARPDVRLVIDLGGVDFFDCSGLRLLYRARSRVLDQDGELRLVCAHPLTLRVLRITGLARLLPPYPTLDAALERPGATSGTL, encoded by the coding sequence GTGCGGCAGGACCCTGCGCGCCCGGCCCGTCATGTCCGCGTCCACCAGGACAGGGGACATACGGTGCTGGAGTTGCGCGGTGACATCGACATAGCCGCGGCGGCGGAGATATCCCCGTACCTGGACCGGGTCACGGCCCGCCCCGACGTCCGGCTGGTGATCGACCTCGGCGGGGTCGACTTCTTCGACTGCTCGGGGCTGCGGCTGCTGTACCGGGCCCGCAGCCGGGTGCTCGACCAGGACGGCGAACTCCGGCTCGTCTGCGCCCACCCGCTCACCCTGCGGGTCCTGCGCATCACCGGCCTCGCCCGGCTGCTGCCGCCCTACCCGACGCTGGACGCGGCCCTGGAGCGCCCCGGGGCCACCTCGGGCACGCTGTGA
- a CDS encoding GNAT family N-acetyltransferase, producing MEFQAMIEEKRRKFFPVRLAGGASGTGYCVDEATFREAVTDIYASVFPERDAYPYRPKSAHLVKEYAHGHVERLLIENAEGKVVGWLKGRMEDANTFYLGTSGMLPEYRAQRIAAVVYARFLEYLDDLGYERVTSQHHPHNRSAMILQLKYGFTFEGMSLDERWGPMVKMVHFFDGDRRAEFERRFGFEQYPKGPSEAAV from the coding sequence ATGGAATTTCAGGCGATGATCGAGGAGAAGCGTCGAAAGTTCTTTCCGGTACGTCTCGCGGGCGGCGCGAGCGGAACGGGGTACTGCGTCGACGAGGCGACTTTCCGGGAGGCGGTGACGGACATCTACGCCTCCGTCTTCCCGGAGCGTGACGCCTATCCGTACCGGCCGAAGTCGGCGCACCTGGTGAAGGAGTACGCCCACGGCCATGTGGAGCGGCTGCTCATCGAAAACGCCGAGGGCAAGGTGGTGGGGTGGCTGAAGGGCCGGATGGAGGACGCCAACACCTTCTACCTGGGCACCAGCGGAATGCTGCCCGAGTACCGCGCGCAGCGGATCGCCGCCGTCGTCTACGCGCGGTTCCTCGAGTACCTGGACGATCTCGGTTACGAGCGGGTGACGTCGCAGCACCATCCGCACAATCGGTCCGCGATGATCCTCCAGCTCAAATACGGCTTCACCTTCGAGGGCATGAGCCTGGACGAGCGGTGGGGTCCCATGGTCAAGATGGTTCATTTCTTCGACGGCGATCGGCGGGCGGAATTCGAGCGGCGCTTCGGTTTCGAGCAGTACCCGAAGGGGCCTTCCGAGGCTGCCGTCTGA
- a CDS encoding (5-formylfuran-3-yl)methyl phosphate synthase has product MLLISPDGVEEALDCAKAAEHLDIVDVKKPDEGSLGANYPWVIRAIRDAVPAGKPVSATVGDVPYKPGTVAQAALGAAVSGASYIKVGLYGCTTPEQAVEVMRGVVRAVKDHSPEAFVVASGYADAHRIGCVNPLALPDIAHRSGADAAMLDTAIKDGTRLFDHVPPDVCAEFVRLSHAYGLRAALAGSVKARDLGELTRIGTDIVGVRGAVCEGGDRDTGRIVPALVADFRAEMDRHAREHATLAPAAS; this is encoded by the coding sequence TTGCTTCTCATCTCTCCCGACGGCGTCGAGGAAGCCCTCGACTGCGCCAAGGCCGCCGAGCACCTCGACATCGTCGACGTCAAGAAACCCGACGAAGGCTCGCTCGGTGCGAACTACCCCTGGGTCATCCGCGCCATCAGGGACGCGGTCCCGGCCGGCAAACCGGTCTCCGCCACGGTCGGCGACGTCCCCTACAAGCCCGGCACCGTCGCACAGGCGGCGCTCGGCGCGGCCGTCTCGGGAGCCTCCTACATCAAGGTCGGCCTCTACGGCTGCACGACACCGGAGCAGGCCGTCGAGGTGATGCGCGGAGTCGTCCGGGCGGTGAAGGACCACAGCCCGGAGGCGTTCGTCGTCGCCTCCGGGTACGCGGACGCCCACCGGATCGGCTGCGTCAACCCGCTGGCGCTGCCCGACATCGCGCACCGCTCCGGCGCCGACGCCGCGATGCTGGACACCGCGATCAAGGACGGTACCCGGCTCTTCGACCACGTCCCGCCCGACGTCTGCGCCGAGTTCGTGCGGCTCAGCCACGCCTACGGGCTGCGGGCGGCCCTCGCGGGCAGCGTCAAGGCGCGTGACCTCGGTGAACTGACCCGGATCGGCACGGACATCGTGGGCGTGCGCGGCGCGGTCTGCGAGGGCGGCGACCGCGACACGGGCCGGATCGTCCCGGCGCTGGTCGCGGACTTCCGCGCCGAGATGGACCGCCACGCCAGGGAACACGCGACGCTGGCCCCCGCGGCGAGCTGA
- a CDS encoding aldehyde dehydrogenase family protein, translating to MVKESARGGGRFTVVDPATGEAVADAPDQGPREVDAAVARAHAAWPGWRADPAARSAALHAAADAVTAAGDALAPLLTREQGKPLAESYAEVARTAARLRYFADLAPESRRIEDGRPVRGEIHWRPLGPVAAIVPWNFPLQLASAKFAPALAAGNTVVLKPSPFTPLATRLLASVLAAALPEDVLTVVTGREPLGARLVAHPGIRHVTFTGSPATGRAVAAGAAASLARVTLELGGNDAAILLEDIDVERIADRLFWAAFRNCGQICMAVKRVYAPAGRYSEVVEALAARAKDVVVGPGLDPATRLGPLNNAPQLRRVERYTAQALAAGARAATGGHRLPGPGHFFAPTILADVPPDTPVVTEEQFGPVLPVLPYDRLDDAVEAANGTAYGLGGSVWGSDLDRAEAVAGRLECGTAWINHHAELSLAQPFAGLGNSGVGIAGGPWAFYGNLQPFVVHRPQPHAEGPAA from the coding sequence GTGGTGAAGGAGAGCGCCCGCGGCGGTGGGCGGTTCACGGTGGTCGATCCGGCCACCGGGGAGGCCGTCGCAGACGCCCCCGACCAGGGGCCGCGGGAGGTGGACGCCGCCGTCGCCCGCGCCCACGCGGCCTGGCCGGGGTGGCGGGCCGACCCCGCCGCCCGCAGCGCCGCCCTGCACGCGGCGGCCGACGCCGTCACGGCCGCCGGGGACGCACTGGCCCCGCTGCTCACCCGGGAGCAGGGCAAGCCGCTCGCCGAGTCGTACGCGGAGGTGGCCCGCACCGCCGCCAGGCTGCGCTACTTCGCGGACCTCGCGCCCGAGTCCCGGAGGATCGAGGACGGCCGTCCGGTACGCGGCGAGATCCACTGGCGCCCGCTCGGCCCCGTCGCCGCGATCGTGCCGTGGAACTTCCCGCTCCAGTTGGCGTCGGCGAAGTTCGCGCCCGCGCTCGCGGCCGGCAACACCGTGGTGCTCAAGCCCTCCCCGTTCACCCCGCTCGCCACCCGGCTGCTCGCCTCGGTGCTGGCCGCCGCCCTCCCCGAGGACGTGCTGACCGTCGTCACCGGCCGCGAACCCCTGGGCGCACGGCTCGTCGCGCACCCGGGAATCCGGCACGTGACGTTCACCGGCTCGCCCGCGACCGGCCGGGCCGTCGCCGCGGGCGCCGCCGCCTCACTGGCCCGGGTCACCCTGGAACTGGGCGGCAACGACGCCGCGATCCTGCTGGAGGACATCGACGTGGAGCGGATCGCGGACCGGCTGTTCTGGGCCGCGTTCCGCAACTGCGGGCAGATCTGCATGGCCGTCAAACGCGTCTACGCCCCGGCCGGGCGGTACTCCGAGGTGGTCGAGGCCCTCGCGGCCCGCGCGAAGGACGTCGTCGTCGGCCCGGGACTCGACCCGGCCACCCGGCTCGGCCCGCTGAACAACGCGCCGCAGCTGCGCCGCGTCGAGCGGTACACCGCCCAGGCCCTCGCGGCGGGCGCCCGCGCGGCGACCGGCGGCCACCGGCTGCCCGGCCCCGGCCACTTCTTCGCCCCGACGATCCTCGCCGACGTACCGCCCGACACCCCGGTGGTGACCGAGGAACAGTTCGGACCCGTGCTGCCCGTGCTGCCCTACGACCGCCTCGACGACGCCGTCGAGGCCGCCAACGGCACCGCCTACGGACTGGGCGGCTCGGTCTGGGGGAGCGACCTCGACCGGGCGGAGGCGGTGGCCGGGCGCCTGGAGTGCGGGACGGCGTGGATCAACCACCACGCCGAACTCTCCCTCGCCCAGCCCTTCGCGGGCCTCGGGAACAGCGGCGTCGGGATCGCGGGCGGCCCCTGGGCGTTCTACGGCAACCTCCAGCCGTTCGTCGTCCACCGCCCGCAACCGCACGCCGAGGGGCCGGCGGCATGA
- a CDS encoding NAD(P)-dependent alcohol dehydrogenase: MRFPAAVLRAYDGPFTVEEVALASGPADGEVLVRIAGCGLCRTDLAVRRSAGRSPLPAVLGHEGAGVVEATGGAATGLRAGDHVVLSFDSCGQCRGCLDAAPAYCDSFAALNLFGGRAEHAARFTDAAGSALAPRWFGQSSFAGYALVPARNAVRVDPALPLALLGPLGCGFLTGAGAVLNSFRVGPGDTLVVLGAGAVGLAAVMAATAAGAVTVAVDRHPERLALAERFGALPLPATASGLPERVARLTDGGARYALDTTASAPLINDALRSLRPTGRLGLVARLGAELPLETGTLDRGRSISHICEGDAVPGLLIPRLTALWQAGRFPFDALIRTYPLTAINEAEHDCETGRVVKPVLIPGS; this comes from the coding sequence ATGAGGTTCCCCGCGGCGGTCCTGCGCGCCTACGACGGCCCGTTCACCGTCGAGGAGGTGGCCCTGGCGTCGGGGCCCGCCGACGGCGAGGTCCTGGTCAGGATCGCGGGCTGCGGACTGTGCCGGACGGATCTCGCCGTCCGCCGCTCGGCCGGCCGCTCCCCGCTGCCCGCGGTGCTCGGACACGAGGGAGCCGGTGTCGTCGAGGCGACCGGGGGCGCGGCCACCGGCCTGCGCGCGGGTGACCACGTCGTGCTGAGCTTCGACTCCTGCGGACAGTGCCGGGGCTGCCTGGACGCGGCCCCCGCCTACTGCGACTCCTTCGCCGCCCTCAACCTGTTCGGGGGCCGGGCCGAGCACGCGGCACGGTTCACCGACGCGGCCGGATCCGCGCTGGCGCCCCGCTGGTTCGGCCAGTCCTCGTTCGCCGGGTACGCGCTGGTCCCCGCCCGCAACGCGGTCCGTGTCGACCCCGCGCTGCCCCTCGCCCTCCTCGGCCCGCTCGGCTGCGGGTTCCTCACCGGCGCGGGCGCGGTCCTCAACTCCTTCCGCGTCGGCCCCGGTGACACCCTCGTCGTGCTGGGCGCCGGGGCGGTGGGCCTCGCGGCCGTGATGGCGGCCACCGCCGCCGGAGCGGTGACCGTGGCCGTCGACCGGCATCCCGAACGCCTCGCGCTGGCCGAGCGGTTCGGCGCGCTGCCGCTGCCCGCCACGGCGTCCGGCCTGCCCGAGCGCGTCGCACGGCTCACCGACGGCGGCGCCCGTTACGCGCTCGACACCACCGCGAGCGCCCCGCTCATCAACGACGCGCTCCGCTCGCTGCGCCCCACCGGCAGACTCGGCCTCGTGGCCCGCCTCGGCGCCGAACTGCCCCTGGAGACCGGGACGTTGGACCGAGGCCGCAGCATCTCCCACATCTGCGAGGGCGACGCGGTCCCCGGCCTGCTGATCCCCCGCCTGACCGCCCTGTGGCAGGCGGGCCGCTTCCCCTTCGACGCGCTGATCCGCACCTATCCGCTGACCGCCATCAACGAAGCCGAACACGACTGCGAGACCGGACGGGTGGTGAAACCGGTCCTGATTCCAGGGAGTTGA
- a CDS encoding NADP-dependent oxidoreductase — protein MSTVNTMRAISQDVLGGPEVLKEVELPRPEPRTNEVLVRVRAAGLNPTDWKHRANGGFLGEPPLVLGWDVSGVVEATGVGVAGFRPGDEVFGMLSYPFGHGSHAEYVTAPARAFWHKPAALDHTEAGALPLVSLTAWQALVENAGLRQGQRVLIHAAAGGVGHVAVQIAKARGAYVIGTASAGKHDFLREIGVDEAVDYRETDVTEAVKDVDVVLDPLGGDTGLRSLRVLRPGGTLVSIIPVGSDALYEEAERLGVRAVRMLVDASRSGMRAIAELVEAGELRPAVAGTFPLADAAEAHRTGETGRTAGKLVLLVD, from the coding sequence ATGAGCACTGTGAACACGATGCGAGCCATCAGCCAGGACGTCCTCGGCGGTCCCGAGGTCCTGAAGGAAGTGGAACTCCCCCGCCCCGAGCCGCGCACCAACGAGGTGCTGGTGCGGGTGCGCGCCGCCGGCCTCAACCCGACCGACTGGAAGCACCGCGCGAACGGCGGCTTCCTGGGCGAGCCGCCGCTCGTCCTCGGCTGGGACGTCTCCGGCGTGGTCGAGGCGACCGGCGTCGGGGTCGCCGGCTTCCGGCCGGGCGACGAGGTCTTCGGCATGCTGTCCTACCCGTTCGGCCACGGCTCGCACGCCGAGTACGTGACCGCGCCGGCCCGCGCCTTCTGGCACAAGCCGGCCGCGCTCGACCACACCGAGGCGGGCGCCCTGCCGCTGGTCTCCCTCACCGCCTGGCAGGCGCTGGTCGAGAACGCCGGTCTGCGGCAGGGCCAGCGGGTCCTGATCCACGCGGCGGCCGGCGGGGTCGGCCATGTCGCCGTCCAGATCGCCAAGGCGCGCGGCGCGTACGTGATCGGCACGGCGAGCGCGGGCAAGCACGACTTCCTGCGGGAGATCGGCGTCGACGAGGCGGTGGACTACCGGGAGACCGACGTCACCGAGGCCGTCAAGGACGTCGACGTGGTGCTCGACCCGCTCGGCGGTGACACCGGGCTGCGCTCGCTGCGGGTACTGCGCCCCGGCGGCACCCTGGTGTCGATCATCCCGGTCGGCTCCGACGCGCTGTACGAGGAGGCCGAGCGGCTCGGGGTGCGGGCGGTCCGGATGCTGGTCGACGCCTCGCGGAGCGGGATGCGGGCCATCGCGGAGCTGGTGGAGGCGGGCGAGCTGCGACCGGCGGTCGCCGGCACCTTCCCGCTGGCGGACGCCGCCGAGGCGCACCGGACGGGCGAGACCGGCCGGACCGCGGGGAAGCTGGTCCTGCTGGTGGACTGA
- a CDS encoding GlxA family transcriptional regulator: MRETRRPQRVVVLALDGVYPFELGIPSRVLGMAADRYEVLTCAVGAGPVRTNADFAVTVEHGPEILATADTAVIPPVDPSLVAADLSDDVAAALALIRPDARIVSICTGAFVLAAAGLLDGRRATTHWHLADRFRALFPHIDLDPDVLFVDDGRVLTSAGAASGVDVCLHLVRKDHGSELANTVARFCVVPPFRDGGQAQYIELPVPQQGAASTAATRAWAMEHLGEPLTLADLARHARMSLRTFARRFADEVGMSPGRWLIQQRLGHARRLLESSDLSVDQIAGRVGFATGASLRQHLHAAIGVSPQAYRRTFQTTSR; the protein is encoded by the coding sequence ATGCGTGAGACGAGAAGGCCGCAACGGGTCGTGGTGCTGGCCCTGGACGGCGTCTACCCCTTCGAGCTGGGCATCCCGAGCCGCGTCCTCGGCATGGCCGCCGACCGGTACGAGGTGCTGACCTGCGCGGTCGGTGCCGGACCCGTCCGCACCAACGCCGACTTCGCCGTCACCGTCGAGCACGGTCCCGAGATCCTCGCCACCGCCGACACGGCCGTCATCCCGCCCGTCGACCCGTCCCTGGTGGCCGCCGACCTCTCCGACGACGTGGCGGCGGCCCTCGCGCTGATCCGCCCGGACGCGCGCATCGTCTCCATCTGCACCGGCGCCTTTGTGCTCGCCGCCGCCGGCCTCCTCGACGGCCGCAGGGCGACCACCCACTGGCACCTCGCCGACCGGTTCAGGGCGCTGTTCCCGCACATCGACCTCGACCCCGACGTCCTCTTCGTCGACGACGGCCGCGTCCTCACCTCGGCGGGCGCGGCCTCCGGTGTCGACGTCTGCCTGCATCTCGTCCGCAAGGACCACGGCAGCGAACTCGCCAACACCGTCGCCCGGTTCTGCGTGGTCCCGCCGTTCCGGGACGGCGGCCAGGCGCAGTACATCGAACTGCCCGTCCCGCAGCAGGGCGCCGCGAGCACGGCGGCCACCCGGGCCTGGGCGATGGAGCACCTCGGCGAACCCCTCACCCTCGCCGACCTGGCCCGGCACGCCAGGATGAGCCTGCGCACCTTCGCCCGCCGCTTCGCCGACGAGGTCGGCATGAGCCCGGGACGCTGGCTGATCCAGCAACGGCTGGGCCACGCCCGCCGGTTGCTGGAGTCGAGCGACCTCTCGGTGGACCAGATCGCCGGACGCGTCGGCTTCGCCACCGGCGCCTCACTCCGCCAGCACCTGCACGCGGCGATCGGAGTGTCCCCGCAGGCGTACCGCCGCACCTTCCAGACCACGTCCCGCTGA
- a CDS encoding TetR/AcrR family transcriptional regulator, whose product MNRLPPEDPRAARTRARLRAALFEECAERPLGEVGVASLVRRAGVGRATFYVHYDGLEALAVDACADVVREGVEALHSWTGRPDPVHAPSALVEFFTSLAPHTDLYRALLAPGGGGPLGKLLHLDLRAYSLRERERAGAADAPLVATAVAATFAGVLADWLHGLLPGSPREISDQVWQLLVALHASR is encoded by the coding sequence GTGAACCGGCTCCCGCCCGAGGACCCGCGGGCCGCCCGCACCCGGGCCCGGCTGCGGGCGGCGCTGTTCGAGGAGTGCGCCGAACGCCCGCTCGGCGAGGTGGGGGTGGCGTCGCTGGTGCGCAGGGCCGGGGTCGGCCGGGCCACCTTCTACGTGCACTACGACGGCCTCGAGGCGCTCGCGGTCGACGCCTGCGCGGACGTCGTCCGGGAGGGGGTGGAGGCCCTGCACTCCTGGACGGGCCGCCCCGACCCCGTCCACGCGCCGTCCGCGCTGGTGGAGTTCTTCACCTCGCTCGCCCCGCACACCGATCTGTACCGGGCGCTGCTCGCCCCGGGCGGCGGCGGTCCGCTCGGCAAGCTGCTCCACCTCGATCTGCGGGCGTACAGCCTGCGCGAGCGCGAACGGGCGGGCGCGGCGGACGCCCCGCTGGTCGCGACGGCGGTCGCGGCCACGTTCGCCGGGGTCCTGGCGGACTGGCTGCACGGTCTGCTGCCCGGCTCACCGCGGGAGATCTCCGACCAGGTATGGCAGTTGCTGGTGGCGCTGCACGCGAGCCGCTGA
- a CDS encoding DUF1304 domain-containing protein, giving the protein METVADVLVGLVALLHVYILVLEMFLWQRAPGRGLSGFDPEMARATAPLAANQGLYNGFLAAGLVWGLIAADPTGPHAQVFFLSCVVVAGVYGGVTANRRILLAQALPGALALAAVLAAR; this is encoded by the coding sequence ATGGAGACGGTCGCCGACGTACTGGTCGGGCTGGTGGCCCTGCTGCACGTCTACATCCTGGTGCTGGAGATGTTCCTCTGGCAGCGGGCCCCGGGGCGCGGACTGTCCGGCTTCGACCCGGAGATGGCGCGGGCCACCGCACCCCTCGCCGCCAACCAGGGCCTCTACAACGGGTTTCTCGCGGCGGGCCTGGTCTGGGGCCTGATCGCGGCCGACCCGACCGGCCCGCACGCACAGGTCTTCTTCCTGAGCTGTGTGGTGGTCGCGGGGGTGTACGGCGGCGTCACGGCCAACCGGCGGATCCTGCTCGCCCAGGCGCTGCCCGGCGCGCTCGCGCTGGCCGCCGTCCTCGCCGCCCGGTGA